In the Muricauda sp. MAR_2010_75 genome, one interval contains:
- a CDS encoding 4'-phosphopantetheinyl transferase superfamily protein translates to MFQVPRLFALHIDEMSQSDYSEYNTNSDSSITFEDSLKSIQTRLGLLLAKHCIGLCCNISPENIEIQKRSSGKPFWKNDNQLFFNISHSNQWVICGIGNLEIGVDIEYVKRKSVDSISSTFFSTLEQDYIKNESDKIRAFYRIWTLKESYLKCIGRGLKYPLKGFCVINHGSVVWSDRSIKNTVFNLKSFDLDSDYIIGICIKGKQLPKTIETISVSELINKNNGSEHDNYSPYN, encoded by the coding sequence GTGTTTCAAGTACCAAGACTTTTTGCCCTTCATATTGATGAGATGTCACAAAGTGACTACTCTGAATACAATACTAACTCTGATTCCAGTATTACGTTTGAAGACAGTTTGAAAAGTATTCAAACAAGACTAGGGTTGCTGCTAGCCAAACATTGCATTGGATTATGCTGCAATATAAGCCCCGAGAACATAGAAATTCAAAAACGGTCAAGTGGAAAGCCATTTTGGAAAAATGACAATCAACTGTTTTTCAATATATCTCATTCAAACCAATGGGTAATATGTGGAATAGGAAATTTAGAGATTGGAGTAGATATTGAGTATGTCAAAAGAAAAAGTGTCGATTCTATTTCTTCAACCTTTTTTTCCACTCTTGAACAAGACTATATAAAAAATGAATCGGATAAAATAAGGGCCTTTTATAGGATTTGGACATTAAAGGAAAGCTATTTGAAATGTATAGGGAGAGGTCTTAAATATCCCCTGAAAGGCTTTTGCGTAATAAATCACGGATCTGTAGTATGGTCTGACAGATCCATAAAAAATACCGTGTTTAATCTTAAATCCTTTGATTTGGATTCTGATTACATTATTGGAATCTGTATTAAAGGGAAACAATTACCCAAAACAATTGAGACTATATCCGTTTCAGAATTGATCAACAAAAACAATGGTTCGGAACATGATAACTACAGCCCCTATAATTAA
- a CDS encoding response regulator transcription factor — MPKESDFFSSKNTVRKLTEADLIQVNTYLEPIKAFARTTYSSIYVIDYEKKGFDYVSDNPLFLCGNTADEVKQMGYAFYFKYVPKADLDLLLKINTIGFEFYETIPVENRLKYTITYDFLLRIPEGKAILINQKLTPMFLTSTGKIWKAICVVSLSSEEKSGNIKIYSKGENKIFKYDLKQNLWRTIQKVGLTNREKEVLHYSIRGYTINEIANEIFLSPDTIKFHRRKLFEKLEVNNITEAIAYATNNRLI; from the coding sequence ATGCCTAAGGAAAGTGATTTTTTTTCTTCCAAGAATACCGTTCGAAAACTTACGGAAGCTGATTTAATCCAAGTTAATACGTATTTGGAACCCATCAAGGCTTTTGCCCGGACCACTTATAGTAGCATCTATGTTATTGACTACGAAAAGAAGGGGTTTGATTATGTGTCGGATAACCCTCTTTTTCTATGCGGAAATACGGCTGACGAAGTTAAACAGATGGGATATGCTTTTTATTTTAAGTATGTTCCGAAAGCTGATCTTGATCTATTGCTCAAAATCAATACTATTGGATTCGAATTCTATGAAACCATCCCTGTAGAAAATCGCTTGAAATATACCATTACCTATGATTTTCTTTTACGTATTCCTGAAGGGAAAGCCATTCTGATAAATCAAAAACTTACACCTATGTTCTTGACAAGCACGGGGAAGATATGGAAAGCTATATGCGTGGTGTCCTTATCATCCGAAGAAAAGTCAGGTAACATAAAGATTTATTCCAAAGGAGAAAATAAAATCTTTAAATATGACCTTAAACAAAACCTTTGGCGAACTATACAAAAAGTAGGGTTAACCAATAGAGAAAAGGAAGTGCTTCACTATTCTATTCGCGGCTATACAATTAATGAAATAGCCAATGAGATTTTTCTATCCCCTGACACCATTAAATTTCACAGAAGAAAACTGTTTGAAAAGCTTGAAGTGAACAATATTACCGAAGCAATAGCCTATGCAACAAATAATAGGCTCATTTAA
- a CDS encoding ABC transporter permease has product MKRAREIYITFLKIFFRDKGNIIFIFFFNAFLMIVFGLTLEDKYNLNVDLGYFQELKTENASLLLEHFDKQSNVTLKRYVSRDSLINDVKNGLLVAGIEINPASNIQSSLNIRVFGDPSRKMWLQFIEPGLQLAAIESNTILNQELNRISIESEYISSKNLKYFDFIFPGLLIFSIMQIGLSGGLTLLTQRKNENLKRLKITPLKKWEFLLGYSTSYLSIMVLQNIFYVALAIIIFNYSFSGSPLIILGIILLSSLIFISIGILLSNFVSSVENGNNLINFISFPAAFLCGIFMPIDTLPKIVQFVANIHPLTHLANVMRGVANYGNPLNRYTITLGLMLVLLLLIAATSIRTFRWQEKEA; this is encoded by the coding sequence ATGAAAAGGGCAAGGGAGATTTATATTACTTTTTTGAAGATATTCTTTAGGGATAAAGGCAACATTATTTTCATCTTTTTCTTTAATGCATTTTTAATGATAGTCTTTGGCTTAACCCTCGAAGATAAATACAATCTCAATGTGGATTTAGGCTATTTTCAGGAGTTAAAAACAGAAAATGCCTCGTTACTTTTAGAACATTTTGATAAACAGTCCAATGTTACCCTGAAACGGTATGTGAGTAGAGACTCTTTAATCAATGATGTAAAAAATGGCCTTTTAGTAGCAGGAATTGAAATTAATCCAGCGTCTAATATTCAATCTTCCCTTAATATCCGTGTTTTTGGAGATCCTAGCAGAAAAATGTGGTTGCAATTCATTGAGCCAGGACTGCAATTGGCTGCAATTGAATCCAATACGATACTCAACCAAGAATTGAACAGGATATCGATAGAGTCCGAATATATTTCCAGTAAAAACTTGAAGTATTTTGATTTTATATTTCCTGGATTGCTCATTTTTTCCATTATGCAAATTGGACTCTCGGGAGGTCTGACCTTACTTACTCAAAGAAAAAATGAAAATCTAAAACGCCTAAAAATCACACCACTAAAAAAATGGGAGTTCTTACTTGGGTATTCTACGAGCTATTTATCAATCATGGTCTTACAAAACATCTTTTATGTAGCCTTAGCTATAATTATTTTCAATTATTCTTTTAGCGGCTCACCCCTCATAATATTAGGGATAATTCTACTTTCGTCATTGATTTTTATAAGTATAGGCATCCTCCTAAGCAATTTTGTTTCAAGTGTTGAAAATGGCAATAACCTAATCAACTTCATTAGTTTTCCAGCTGCTTTTCTCTGTGGGATTTTTATGCCGATAGATACCTTGCCAAAAATCGTTCAATTTGTTGCAAATATTCACCCGCTTACCCACCTAGCTAATGTTATGCGAGGTGTTGCCAACTATGGCAATCCTCTTAATCGATACACCATTACACTTGGGTTGATGCTAGTCCTATTACTTCTCATTGCCGCCACCTCCATTCGCACATTTCGGTGGCAAGAAAAAGAAGCTTAG
- a CDS encoding DUF5675 family protein — protein MYAVLNRLKDNDHAQTLGHFILYNNMDVAMQCKSLELPDLNNEVRKSRIPAGVYCCERRYSPKYKWHYWVKDVDGRTWILIHIGNYKDDTTGCILLGQDYVDIDQDGHLDVTASGPTMNLLRATAPDEFTLIINDIDKMVL, from the coding sequence ATGTACGCGGTTCTCAACAGGCTCAAGGACAATGACCACGCCCAGACATTGGGGCATTTCATATTGTACAATAATATGGACGTGGCCATGCAGTGCAAGTCACTGGAGCTTCCCGACCTGAACAACGAGGTAAGGAAGAGCCGGATACCCGCAGGGGTCTATTGTTGTGAAAGGCGTTACAGCCCTAAATACAAGTGGCACTATTGGGTAAAGGATGTGGATGGGCGAACTTGGATCCTGATCCATATAGGAAATTATAAGGATGACACTACCGGATGCATCCTATTGGGGCAGGACTATGTTGACATTGATCAGGACGGACATTTGGATGTTACGGCCAGTGGGCCGACCATGAATCTGTTAAGGGCTACCGCGCCGGATGAGTTCACTTTGATTATTAACGATATTGATAAAATGGTGTTGTGA
- a CDS encoding acyl carrier protein has protein sequence MNAEKRKLKIKQLIIDRLNLKISVDDINDDSALFLPVEQNGLGLDSVDALELAVGIMNTFDVEVSDDDMHIFEYVNTIDQFIADRIVEAS, from the coding sequence ATGAATGCAGAAAAAAGAAAACTCAAAATCAAACAACTAATTATTGATCGGTTGAATTTGAAAATTAGTGTTGACGATATAAATGATGACTCGGCACTCTTCCTTCCCGTGGAACAGAATGGTCTTGGTCTCGATTCTGTCGATGCCTTAGAACTTGCTGTTGGAATCATGAATACCTTTGATGTGGAAGTCTCGGATGATGACATGCATATTTTTGAATATGTAAATACAATCGACCAATTTATTGCCGATAGAATAGTTGAGGCTAGCTAG
- a CDS encoding ABC transporter ATP-binding protein yields the protein MESNQLIKLDGIGKSYTMGKNKVIVLNNITVTFGSGCFSVIAGPSGSGKSTLLNILGCLDQPDSGTYYLNDFLVDFKKKKKFAKIRKDNFGFVFQSFNLIPVLSAKENVELPMHLHDYTPSERNEISMEILNLVGLGDKMDNKPSELSGGQQQRVAIARAIATRPKVVFADEPTANLDRKNAENIVGLMQRLNEDQGISFVFASHDETVIGSAKELYTIENGKLAPQQKPNSTILIEP from the coding sequence ATGGAATCAAATCAACTAATTAAACTCGATGGTATTGGTAAATCATATACCATGGGTAAAAATAAAGTAATTGTACTGAATAACATTACTGTGACCTTTGGTTCTGGTTGTTTTAGTGTCATAGCGGGACCTTCTGGATCTGGAAAATCAACCTTGCTTAATATACTTGGATGTTTGGATCAACCGGATAGTGGAACTTACTATTTAAATGACTTTCTTGTTGACTTCAAAAAGAAAAAGAAATTCGCAAAAATTCGCAAAGATAATTTTGGTTTTGTTTTTCAGTCTTTTAACCTTATTCCAGTATTAAGCGCAAAGGAGAATGTGGAGTTGCCGATGCATTTGCATGACTATACGCCAAGCGAACGGAATGAAATATCCATGGAAATACTTAACTTAGTTGGGCTGGGTGATAAAATGGATAATAAACCGTCAGAACTTTCAGGAGGTCAGCAGCAACGTGTGGCTATTGCACGTGCCATCGCAACAAGACCCAAGGTAGTTTTCGCCGACGAACCTACCGCAAATTTAGATAGAAAGAATGCAGAGAACATTGTGGGTTTGATGCAGAGGCTTAACGAAGATCAGGGCATTTCATTCGTATTTGCCAGCCATGATGAAACGGTCATTGGATCCGCAAAGGAATTATACACTATAGAAAATGGAAAATTGGCACCTCAGCAAAAACCAAACTCTACTATTTTGATTGAACCTTAG
- a CDS encoding ThiF family adenylyltransferase, which produces MYERNRIYINSEEQGKIKDFPILFAGLGVGSVIAECALRLGFENLTLVDGDIVERNNLNRQNYKQGDISYAKAKSLYNCLNSINPNAKIQFSNTYLNRSNIPSWVDGHQVVINALDFDTEAPLYLDEYCRQNQITVIHPYNLGWAGAVAVVDHQSLPLQSIIDKGGRFSEITMVEYIKGHLRYWGNPEIWLEEVLVAYINEKPRLSPPQLSIGSWLLGSMCTHILFNLATGLTVKKFPDFYFSKVIDDV; this is translated from the coding sequence ATGTATGAACGGAATAGGATTTATATTAACAGTGAGGAACAAGGAAAAATAAAAGATTTTCCAATTCTTTTCGCTGGTCTTGGAGTAGGCAGTGTCATTGCCGAATGTGCTTTGCGTTTGGGATTTGAAAATCTTACCTTAGTTGATGGAGATATAGTGGAGAGGAACAACCTGAATCGACAAAATTATAAGCAAGGCGATATTTCTTACGCTAAGGCGAAATCCCTTTATAATTGCTTAAATTCTATTAATCCCAACGCTAAAATTCAATTTTCAAATACGTATCTCAATCGGAGCAATATTCCTAGTTGGGTTGATGGCCATCAAGTAGTAATCAATGCACTGGATTTTGATACCGAAGCCCCACTCTATCTGGATGAATACTGCAGGCAAAATCAAATTACGGTTATTCATCCCTATAATTTAGGTTGGGCAGGCGCAGTGGCCGTAGTTGACCATCAATCACTACCCCTACAGTCAATAATAGATAAAGGGGGGCGTTTTTCAGAAATTACTATGGTTGAATACATAAAGGGGCACTTGAGATATTGGGGCAATCCAGAAATTTGGCTAGAAGAAGTATTGGTGGCTTATATAAATGAAAAACCACGACTCTCTCCACCTCAACTCTCCATAGGTTCATGGCTCTTAGGGTCTATGTGCACACATATTCTCTTTAACCTGGCCACTGGTTTAACAGTAAAGAAATTTCCTGATTTTTACTTTTCAAAGGTAATTGATGATGTCTAA
- a CDS encoding thioesterase family protein, whose protein sequence is MRDKNEIQIVPRWNEIDSTLEVHHSIYWVWFEEARLNFLKKILDITYDDLRQSPFYLQVVQCDCKFLKTVYIESELAVAARLKITDKPFIDFEYHIWDSNKNTLFTKANTRQAIVSKDFEVQLTMPEVLQEAISKSYDQSPFAFFYAD, encoded by the coding sequence ATGAGAGACAAAAATGAAATACAGATTGTTCCTAGATGGAATGAAATTGATTCAACTCTTGAAGTACATCATTCAATCTATTGGGTTTGGTTTGAGGAAGCCCGTTTAAACTTCCTCAAAAAAATTTTGGATATAACCTATGATGACCTAAGACAATCCCCATTTTATTTGCAAGTTGTTCAGTGCGATTGTAAATTTTTGAAAACGGTATACATCGAATCTGAACTGGCAGTAGCTGCAAGACTGAAAATTACGGACAAACCATTTATAGATTTCGAATATCATATTTGGGATAGTAATAAAAATACTCTTTTCACAAAAGCTAACACGCGTCAGGCGATAGTATCAAAAGACTTTGAAGTTCAATTAACGATGCCTGAGGTATTGCAGGAGGCGATTAGTAAGTCTTATGATCAATCTCCCTTTGCCTTTTTCTACGCAGATTAG
- a CDS encoding FtsX-like permease family protein: protein MATFMNIAWRNVFRQANRNLLIGISIAISVGLFFAVISIADGVEKQLVANKVQIETGVVSFSPDSKLLENQTQADQKKFEELTVKLSDINGVSILRERVHARAMISNSQRISDVNIRGVDWSREKPLLNSFTFEEAPHTGDLTSPGLIISKSLAKKLKVGLNDQCSILIQTVQGSLNLEDFTIIGIFKNISTWSNSLVFMDLTHAKSLLNTNMPTHVLLDSQNLDSANKIKAEASQILNNLYNTEFDVETYQDRSFVASTLGNANRYGFLSIVIFLQIISFFGIGFVVKNNILERSKEVGTLLALGFNPFGIRFLFVVEMLIVGCLASIIGLLFFGGLLFYYSRHGIFLGDTTSLIFGGSLLRPSPSVMLGFLGLAIGIVYPSLSALLSTQRLHSVNPINLLYDR from the coding sequence ATGGCAACATTTATGAACATTGCCTGGCGAAATGTATTTCGTCAAGCCAATAGAAATCTTCTTATCGGTATTAGCATAGCCATTTCGGTTGGTCTTTTTTTTGCTGTTATCTCTATTGCTGATGGTGTGGAGAAACAACTCGTGGCTAACAAGGTACAAATAGAAACAGGTGTAGTATCATTTTCACCGGATAGTAAACTATTAGAAAATCAAACCCAGGCTGATCAGAAAAAATTTGAGGAATTAACAGTCAAGCTTTCGGATATTAATGGGGTAAGCATCCTCCGCGAAAGGGTTCATGCCCGTGCTATGATTAGTAATTCCCAACGTATTTCTGACGTGAATATACGAGGTGTTGATTGGTCAAGAGAAAAGCCTTTACTCAATAGTTTCACTTTTGAAGAGGCTCCCCATACAGGGGATCTGACCAGCCCCGGATTGATTATTAGTAAGTCTCTTGCAAAAAAACTTAAAGTTGGTCTAAATGACCAATGCTCAATTCTAATTCAGACTGTTCAAGGTTCCCTGAATTTAGAAGATTTTACTATAATTGGGATTTTCAAGAATATTTCAACTTGGTCCAATAGTTTGGTATTCATGGATTTGACACATGCAAAAAGCCTACTGAATACCAATATGCCCACTCATGTTCTATTGGATTCACAAAATCTTGACAGTGCAAATAAAATTAAGGCTGAAGCTTCCCAAATCCTCAACAACCTTTATAATACTGAATTTGACGTAGAGACCTATCAAGACCGTTCATTTGTTGCATCTACCCTTGGAAATGCCAATAGATATGGCTTTTTAAGCATTGTTATTTTTTTGCAGATCATATCCTTCTTCGGCATAGGGTTCGTCGTCAAAAACAACATTCTGGAACGGTCCAAAGAAGTAGGAACATTACTTGCATTGGGGTTTAATCCTTTTGGTATTAGATTCTTATTTGTTGTGGAAATGCTGATAGTTGGATGTCTAGCCTCGATTATTGGATTACTATTTTTTGGTGGATTGTTATTTTATTACTCCAGACACGGGATTTTCCTTGGCGATACAACATCATTGATTTTCGGCGGCTCTCTTCTTAGGCCCTCACCTTCGGTAATGTTGGGGTTTCTGGGTTTGGCAATTGGTATTGTTTACCCTTCTTTATCCGCTCTGTTGAGTACTCAAAGGTTACACAGCGTAAATCCTATCAATCTATTGTACGATCGTTAA
- a CDS encoding ABC transporter ATP-binding protein produces MITTAPIIKEDSLENPKVEEVIQVRNVFKHYSGTMVLNDVSFTLRKGEILGILGPNGAGKTTLLETIEGLRHLEKGEIRVLGYDQRRQSKEIQNQLGIQLQKTSLFDRLSVRENLHLYSRLYGQKHKINDLLEEVGLLQHAKTMAKDLSGGQFQKLKLCLALLNNPKILFLDEPSTGLDPTARSTVWKRIRELKQKGCSIIMTTHYMEEAHELCERIIILHDGKLVANNSPENLINQLGYPRKIILKFKERLLPSFWNGFHAKNVGDEIVISTHDYSNDLRKILEMTSQQNKTINSIRIQEANLEDVYLELTQQVFKHNNILL; encoded by the coding sequence ATGATAACTACAGCCCCTATAATTAAAGAGGATTCATTGGAAAACCCGAAGGTAGAGGAAGTCATTCAAGTCCGAAATGTGTTTAAGCACTATTCGGGTACGATGGTTCTGAATGATGTTTCTTTTACCTTAAGAAAAGGGGAGATTCTGGGAATTTTAGGCCCTAATGGTGCGGGGAAGACAACATTGCTCGAGACAATTGAAGGGCTTCGGCATCTGGAAAAGGGAGAAATTAGAGTATTGGGGTATGATCAGCGTCGACAATCCAAAGAAATTCAAAACCAATTGGGAATTCAACTTCAAAAAACCAGTTTATTCGATAGGTTAAGTGTAAGAGAAAATCTCCACCTGTACTCGAGGCTATATGGTCAAAAGCATAAAATAAATGATCTACTTGAAGAGGTAGGCCTTCTTCAGCATGCTAAAACCATGGCCAAAGATCTTTCAGGAGGACAATTTCAAAAATTGAAGTTATGCCTTGCACTGTTAAATAACCCGAAAATACTATTTCTGGACGAACCTTCTACAGGTTTGGACCCTACTGCTCGCAGTACCGTTTGGAAGAGGATTAGAGAACTCAAACAAAAGGGATGTTCCATTATTATGACCACTCATTATATGGAAGAGGCACACGAGCTTTGCGAGCGAATAATCATCCTACATGATGGAAAACTTGTTGCAAACAATTCTCCCGAAAATCTTATTAATCAATTAGGGTACCCGAGAAAAATTATTTTGAAGTTTAAAGAGCGTTTACTGCCGTCATTCTGGAACGGATTTCATGCCAAAAACGTGGGTGACGAAATTGTCATATCTACGCATGATTACTCTAATGATCTTAGAAAAATACTGGAAATGACAAGCCAACAAAACAAAACGATAAACAGTATCCGAATTCAGGAAGCTAATCTTGAGGATGTATATCTCGAACTCACCCAACAGGTTTTCAAACACAATAATATATTATTATGA
- a CDS encoding outer membrane lipoprotein-sorting protein: MKFKIFLCCVVLHTVTFGQQSSANEVLELLDRNFFSANMEYDMEMSIYKKEKVKRSYFMHVFKKDDKLRLEIVKPNIEKDRRILNDGDNLWMYLPRSSKLIKIPYKQAFLGGDASNRDILRVSLVDDYKVTKMETNNETQILYLEANDLSVSYNKVIFYLNRENFAPIKQEMQSLSGKTIKTINYEDIEVIDGKYIPTRFTIVDALQGDTKTVFLYSNLLLEVHQPDVFFTTGSLSK, translated from the coding sequence ATGAAATTCAAAATATTTCTCTGCTGCGTGGTACTTCATACCGTAACTTTTGGACAGCAAAGCTCAGCAAATGAAGTTCTTGAACTTCTTGACCGAAATTTCTTTTCCGCCAATATGGAGTATGATATGGAGATGAGCATTTATAAAAAGGAAAAGGTAAAGAGGTCCTACTTCATGCATGTATTTAAAAAAGATGATAAACTTAGACTTGAAATTGTTAAGCCAAATATTGAGAAAGATCGCCGTATCCTCAACGATGGTGATAATCTTTGGATGTACCTGCCAAGATCGAGCAAATTGATCAAAATCCCATATAAACAAGCCTTCTTGGGAGGAGATGCTTCCAATCGGGATATTTTGAGAGTATCGTTGGTTGATGATTATAAAGTCACAAAAATGGAGACTAACAACGAAACTCAAATTCTGTATTTGGAAGCCAATGACCTTAGTGTTTCCTATAATAAGGTAATCTTCTACCTGAATCGCGAAAACTTCGCTCCGATAAAGCAGGAAATGCAAAGTCTTTCCGGAAAAACCATTAAAACTATTAACTATGAGGATATTGAAGTGATTGACGGTAAATACATCCCGACCAGGTTTACCATAGTAGATGCACTTCAGGGGGATACCAAGACTGTATTTCTTTATTCAAATCTCCTCTTGGAAGTACATCAACCAGATGTGTTTTTTACAACGGGATCGTTAAGTAAATAA
- a CDS encoding ABC transporter permease has product MIRLSFKNILRKKSRTLLIFGVCFIASLNIFIQIAQKNSVQKNLRELIGEAISGQFILFNSEEKIDVLESQFSDLGLFDWSDQTTSIIRKEVPEITVVSPRIRFGGMLSYKDESMGINLQGLTSDHLQRLSSILNFVEGKAPQEDSDIMISESFAEVLEVNVGDTLVLLANNRDGYLSDDLLVVSGIFKTSGLGQFLIPIGYLNFARGKTITGLQTDEFTEILINFKNLDNLEVNQSQLENALHKMKSSLKIANWSETSPLMNSVVKLWVNLGHLIKVIFIIFSFLIVMNIVIMITNNRKKEIGTMLAFGYSPFTIINSIALEYIIVVVVSVFFSGFLIKILCQSFLSNGIPIPWEELQAAYLSTYIFPELGWKDLLLICFYFSIACYFAVWISLHKLPKAKITELLRVGT; this is encoded by the coding sequence ATGATTCGCTTATCTTTTAAGAACATTCTCCGTAAAAAATCAAGGACGCTTCTAATTTTTGGAGTATGTTTCATCGCTTCTCTGAACATCTTTATCCAAATTGCTCAAAAGAATAGCGTACAAAAAAACCTAAGAGAATTGATTGGAGAAGCTATTTCCGGTCAATTTATTCTCTTCAATTCTGAGGAAAAGATAGATGTCTTAGAATCTCAGTTTTCCGATTTGGGATTATTTGATTGGTCGGATCAGACCACCTCGATAATTCGAAAAGAGGTTCCTGAAATAACTGTGGTTTCTCCCCGAATCCGTTTCGGTGGAATGCTGTCCTATAAAGATGAAAGTATGGGTATTAATTTACAGGGATTAACCTCAGATCATCTACAACGCCTGAGTTCCATACTAAATTTCGTGGAAGGGAAGGCCCCTCAGGAAGACTCTGATATAATGATAAGCGAATCCTTTGCTGAGGTTTTGGAAGTCAACGTTGGTGATACCCTAGTGCTCTTGGCCAATAATCGAGATGGATATTTAAGTGACGACCTATTGGTTGTTTCCGGAATTTTCAAAACTTCCGGGCTTGGTCAGTTTCTTATTCCGATTGGCTATTTAAACTTTGCTCGTGGGAAAACCATAACTGGACTCCAGACAGATGAATTCACGGAAATACTCATAAACTTTAAGAACCTGGACAATTTGGAGGTGAACCAAAGCCAACTGGAGAACGCTTTACATAAAATGAAGTCTTCTCTTAAAATTGCCAATTGGTCCGAGACTTCCCCTCTTATGAATTCAGTAGTAAAACTATGGGTTAATCTTGGACATTTGATAAAGGTCATTTTCATCATTTTCAGTTTCCTTATTGTCATGAACATAGTAATCATGATAACAAATAATAGGAAAAAGGAAATAGGGACTATGCTTGCCTTTGGGTATTCTCCATTTACAATAATCAATTCAATCGCATTGGAGTACATCATTGTGGTTGTCGTGAGTGTATTTTTCTCTGGGTTTCTAATAAAAATCCTATGTCAATCTTTTCTCTCTAATGGTATTCCAATTCCTTGGGAAGAGCTACAGGCAGCTTATTTGAGTACCTATATATTCCCGGAACTGGGCTGGAAAGATCTTCTTCTAATCTGTTTCTACTTCAGCATTGCCTGTTATTTTGCCGTATGGATCAGTCTTCACAAACTACCAAAGGCTAAAATCACCGAATTATTACGAGTTGGAACCTGA
- a CDS encoding UpxY family transcription antiterminator: MKSTTLNNTGWHVIYVRSKHEKSVDRSLQEQGLESFLPLTKTVRLWADRVKKIQAPLFPSYVFVNIKSKKEFYQAIQVKGACCYLSFGTEYAKVSDKEIQQIKCVLGIKDLSEIRTETIPKFLVGQMRQITSGPLKGLECEIVEIKNTQKVIVKISSLHQMISATLPLHFITH; the protein is encoded by the coding sequence ATGAAAAGTACAACGCTTAATAACACAGGATGGCATGTAATTTATGTCAGGTCAAAACATGAGAAGAGTGTGGACCGTTCACTTCAAGAACAAGGTTTGGAGAGTTTTCTTCCGTTGACAAAGACAGTGCGACTATGGGCTGATCGCGTTAAAAAAATACAGGCTCCATTGTTTCCGAGCTATGTGTTCGTGAATATCAAATCAAAAAAGGAATTCTATCAAGCCATACAGGTAAAAGGTGCTTGTTGTTATTTGTCATTCGGAACGGAATATGCAAAAGTAAGTGATAAAGAGATCCAACAGATTAAATGTGTTTTGGGTATTAAAGATCTTTCAGAAATAAGGACCGAAACAATACCTAAATTTTTAGTAGGCCAAATGAGACAAATAACATCCGGGCCTTTAAAGGGATTGGAATGCGAGATAGTGGAAATTAAAAATACACAAAAAGTAATTGTGAAAATTTCTTCTTTGCACCAGATGATATCCGCAACCCTGCCATTACACTTCATAACACATTAG